A single window of Leptospira koniambonensis DNA harbors:
- a CDS encoding LptA/OstA family protein: MKRILALFFLLFLLPGHLGSHSRPPLLFSAETLDPKTFQGIGEVDPKRKESFPTFWGANALTQEDREVQGLKVTIFSLEGGAWIQHKKVKLGANRIEVFGKEAYKAFLKNGVHIEDQENGTVMRAGVGEYDKYSEMVYIKERPRLSFRDKTGKTTVISAKQIDRELSTKITKLHGGVIVNHPEVTIFCAEAVFKESEHLITTDPDPILISKNRYLSGKKLSFYTNESRIILEENTVLFQSSEETKKDPEGNEKKQTVLTILKGDKIESRPNEENDRTVLISGNATVLRKDMKITSENIESVGKDSRIIKARKNIKVHDRENNLILSGNVFDYFRNENYLHLTDEGKMEFLDKNSNQVTSTITAQEFERFLDQKETVIRGNIWIKSKSTEAQGEYATYFENDESVLLEGNPRINRSGKILRAGKIVFYPREGRSILTEGVHLGN; encoded by the coding sequence ATGAAACGTATCCTAGCATTATTCTTTTTATTATTTTTGCTGCCTGGGCATTTGGGATCTCATTCTAGACCCCCACTTTTATTTTCTGCGGAGACTTTAGATCCCAAAACTTTCCAAGGAATTGGAGAAGTAGATCCAAAACGTAAAGAAAGTTTTCCTACTTTTTGGGGAGCAAACGCACTTACCCAGGAAGACAGAGAAGTCCAAGGACTCAAAGTTACCATATTCAGCTTAGAAGGTGGAGCCTGGATCCAACATAAAAAAGTAAAATTAGGCGCAAACAGGATCGAGGTTTTTGGAAAAGAAGCATATAAGGCTTTTTTAAAGAACGGAGTACATATAGAAGACCAGGAAAATGGAACTGTGATGAGAGCGGGAGTAGGAGAATATGATAAATACTCCGAAATGGTCTATATCAAAGAAAGGCCTAGGCTTAGTTTCAGGGACAAAACTGGCAAAACCACGGTCATTTCTGCAAAACAAATAGATAGAGAATTAAGCACTAAAATTACGAAACTACATGGTGGAGTGATCGTAAATCATCCTGAAGTTACTATCTTCTGCGCAGAAGCAGTTTTTAAAGAATCAGAACATCTAATCACTACTGACCCGGATCCCATCTTAATCTCCAAGAATAGATACCTAAGCGGTAAAAAGTTATCCTTCTACACAAATGAAAGCAGAATAATTTTAGAAGAAAACACAGTATTATTCCAATCTTCTGAAGAAACTAAAAAAGATCCGGAAGGAAATGAGAAAAAACAAACTGTTCTCACAATCCTAAAAGGGGATAAGATAGAAAGCCGCCCGAATGAAGAAAATGATCGCACAGTTTTGATCAGCGGCAATGCAACAGTTCTGAGAAAGGATATGAAGATCACTTCTGAGAATATTGAATCAGTAGGAAAAGATTCTCGTATCATCAAGGCAAGAAAGAATATCAAAGTCCACGATAGAGAGAATAATCTTATTCTTTCGGGTAACGTATTCGATTATTTTAGAAATGAAAATTATCTTCACCTGACTGACGAAGGTAAAATGGAATTTTTAGACAAAAATTCTAATCAGGTAACAAGCACCATCACTGCTCAAGAATTCGAACGTTTCTTAGATCAAAAAGAAACAGTGATCCGAGGAAATATTTGGATCAAATCCAAGTCCACAGAGGCGCAAGGTGAGTACGCCACTTATTTTGAAAACGACGAATCTGTACTTTTAGAAGGAAATCCTAGGATTAATCGAAGTGGTAAGATCCTTCGAGCAGGAAAAATCGTCTTTTATCCAAGAGAAGGAAGATCAATTCTGACAGAAGGAGTCCATTTAGGAAATTAG
- the lptC gene encoding LPS export ABC transporter periplasmic protein LptC translates to MDPETARKYGPGLGVGIAILFLVLFFYSGGKSDAKYTRVEEEKEKGSTVSFRNFAKDQYDGNGTILWKLKAEEAYLYADEKRYVMYGINFDQYENGKFKSRLTGEKGEINQVKKLMKLTGNILLKTEEHRTLRAKSLDYNDETKELTSNEEVVIDANGTHIRGVGLRADKDLNKFTILRPSAITQGGANPLSSSPKEK, encoded by the coding sequence ATAGACCCGGAAACCGCTAGGAAATACGGTCCGGGCCTAGGAGTAGGAATAGCAATTTTATTCCTGGTTCTTTTTTTCTATTCCGGTGGAAAATCGGATGCTAAATACACTCGTGTAGAAGAAGAAAAAGAAAAGGGTTCCACTGTTTCTTTTAGGAATTTTGCAAAAGACCAGTATGATGGAAATGGAACTATATTATGGAAATTGAAAGCAGAAGAGGCATATCTTTATGCTGACGAAAAAAGATATGTAATGTACGGGATCAATTTTGACCAATATGAAAATGGAAAGTTCAAGTCCAGACTCACTGGTGAAAAGGGAGAGATCAATCAGGTCAAAAAACTAATGAAGCTCACAGGAAATATTCTTCTAAAAACGGAAGAACATAGAACACTTAGAGCAAAATCATTGGATTATAATGACGAAACTAAAGAACTAACCTCGAATGAAGAAGTTGTGATAGATGCAAACGGAACTCATATCAGAGGAGTTGGCCTTAGAGCGGACAAAGACCTGAACAAGTTCACAATTTTAAGACCAAGTGCGATTACCCAAGGTGGAGCAAATCCACTTTCTTCTTCCCCTAAAGAAAAATGA
- the kdsA gene encoding 3-deoxy-8-phosphooctulonate synthase, which translates to MSDKTAQERDFLSGKKIGGKNPFFLIAGPCVMENRDLLEKVCAEMLEITTELGIPYVFKSSFDKANRSSVSSYRGPGLSEGIKHLEHIKKKFNVPVLTDIHETSQVGPLKDVIDMYQIPAFLSRQTDLIAESAKTGKWVNVKKGQFLAPSDCRHIKTKIQESGSEKYMVTERGTTFGYGNLVFDGRTVPILHSYDIPVVFDATHSAQLPGAAGNITGGQREYIPSMTRSAVALGIEGIFMEVHPDPAKALSDATTQYPLSEIKSLLKELVGLDRYVKQEILNR; encoded by the coding sequence ATGAGCGATAAAACTGCCCAAGAAAGGGATTTTTTAAGCGGCAAAAAGATAGGAGGAAAGAATCCATTCTTCCTAATCGCAGGTCCTTGTGTGATGGAAAACAGAGACTTACTCGAAAAAGTCTGTGCAGAAATGTTAGAGATCACCACAGAACTTGGTATCCCTTATGTTTTTAAGAGTAGTTTCGACAAAGCAAATCGTTCTTCAGTTTCTTCTTATAGAGGTCCTGGACTTTCTGAAGGAATTAAACATCTAGAACATATTAAGAAAAAATTTAATGTTCCCGTTCTAACCGATATTCATGAAACTTCTCAAGTTGGTCCTCTTAAAGATGTGATCGATATGTACCAAATCCCAGCTTTCTTGAGCAGACAAACTGATTTAATCGCAGAATCTGCTAAAACAGGAAAATGGGTGAACGTCAAAAAAGGACAATTTTTAGCTCCTTCTGACTGTAGACATATCAAAACAAAAATCCAAGAATCAGGTTCCGAAAAGTATATGGTAACCGAAAGAGGTACCACATTCGGTTATGGAAATCTTGTATTCGACGGAAGAACTGTTCCTATATTACATAGTTATGATATTCCGGTGGTTTTCGATGCCACTCACTCCGCACAATTGCCTGGAGCAGCAGGAAATATCACTGGAGGACAAAGAGAATATATCCCGAGTATGACAAGAAGTGCAGTTGCACTTGGGATAGAAGGTATCTTTATGGAAGTGCACCCTGATCCTGCAAAGGCTCTTTCAGATGCTACTACTCAATATCCTCTTTCTGAAATTAAATCCTTATTAAAGGAATTGGTCGGTTTAGATCGTTACGTAAAACAGGAAATCCTAAACCGCTAA
- a CDS encoding CTP synthase — protein sequence MSKTKFIFVTGGVCSSLGKGVSAAALGCLLESRGYSVSLQKMDPYINIDPGTMSPYQHGEVYVTEDGAETDLDLGYYERFTKSKFTRKNSISTGQIYNTVIQRERKGDYLGRTVQVVPHITNEIRNRIYTLARENATDFVIVEIGGTVGDIESIPFLEAIRQMRYEHGPTQVLFIHVTLVPTITVAGEAKTKPTQHSVKELLALGIQPDILICRVNQPMPKEMKGKISSFCNVKEENVISASDISTSIYEIPKMYKEEKLDQVVLKTLGLELGKSNFTEWEKIIKSLQSAKHTVQIAVVGKYISLHDAYRSVYESLSHGGIANEANVEFIKVDPEKLDKTNVKDVLKSAHGVLVPGGFGDRGIEGKIAAIQYARTKGIPFFGICLGMQCAVIEYARNVLGMKDANSTEFRPDSPDPVISLIEEQMDIDQMGGTMRLGSYPCKIKKNTLAFNEYKQELIYERHRHRFEFTNKYKQRFEEKGMILSGISPDENLIEIVEIPEHPWFIGVQFHPEFTGKPTKPHPLFAGFIRAAVKFARKA from the coding sequence TTGTCCAAAACTAAATTTATTTTCGTGACCGGAGGTGTTTGTTCCTCCCTTGGAAAGGGTGTATCCGCTGCAGCCCTTGGATGCCTTTTGGAAAGTAGGGGTTATTCCGTTTCTCTCCAAAAAATGGACCCTTATATCAATATTGATCCGGGAACAATGAGTCCGTACCAGCATGGTGAAGTGTATGTGACCGAAGACGGCGCAGAAACTGATTTGGATCTAGGTTATTACGAAAGATTTACCAAATCCAAGTTCACTCGTAAGAACTCTATATCTACAGGACAAATTTATAATACTGTAATCCAAAGAGAAAGAAAAGGGGATTATCTGGGAAGAACTGTCCAGGTCGTTCCTCATATCACCAATGAGATCCGAAATAGGATCTACACTCTTGCAAGAGAAAATGCAACTGACTTTGTGATCGTAGAGATTGGTGGAACAGTAGGTGACATTGAATCCATTCCATTCTTAGAAGCAATCCGTCAGATGAGATATGAACACGGACCTACTCAAGTTTTATTCATCCATGTTACTTTAGTTCCTACCATCACAGTAGCAGGTGAAGCAAAAACAAAACCTACCCAACACTCTGTAAAAGAACTTTTGGCACTCGGGATCCAACCTGATATTTTGATCTGCCGTGTGAACCAACCAATGCCAAAAGAAATGAAGGGAAAAATTTCCTCCTTCTGTAACGTAAAAGAAGAGAATGTGATCTCCGCTTCCGATATCAGCACTTCCATTTATGAAATCCCTAAAATGTACAAAGAAGAAAAATTGGATCAAGTGGTTCTGAAAACATTAGGATTAGAATTAGGGAAATCTAATTTTACGGAATGGGAGAAGATCATAAAAAGTCTCCAATCCGCAAAACATACGGTTCAGATCGCGGTGGTCGGAAAGTATATTTCTCTTCACGATGCATATCGTTCCGTTTATGAAAGTTTATCTCATGGTGGAATTGCAAACGAAGCAAACGTAGAATTTATCAAAGTAGATCCTGAAAAACTGGATAAAACAAATGTGAAGGATGTTTTAAAATCAGCACATGGAGTTTTAGTTCCAGGTGGATTCGGAGATAGAGGAATAGAAGGTAAGATCGCAGCAATCCAATACGCAAGAACCAAAGGAATTCCATTCTTCGGGATCTGTTTAGGAATGCAATGTGCAGTGATCGAATACGCAAGAAACGTATTGGGAATGAAAGATGCGAATTCCACTGAGTTCAGACCAGATTCTCCAGATCCAGTCATCTCTCTTATCGAAGAACAAATGGACATAGATCAAATGGGCGGAACAATGCGTTTAGGTTCTTATCCATGTAAGATCAAAAAGAACACATTAGCGTTCAATGAATACAAACAAGAACTGATCTATGAGAGACATAGACATAGATTCGAGTTTACCAACAAATACAAACAAAGATTTGAAGAGAAAGGAATGATCCTTTCAGGTATTTCTCCAGATGAAAACCTGATTGAAATTGTAGAAATTCCAGAACATCCTTGGTTTATAGGAGTTCAGTTCCATCCTGAATTCACTGGAAAACCTACAAAACCGCATCCATTATTTGCCGGATTCATCCGTGCTGCGGTCAAATTTGCAAGGAAGGCATAA
- the rfaE2 gene encoding D-glycero-beta-D-manno-heptose 1-phosphate adenylyltransferase, with product MKSSFSSCIEKIIPFHEVKNVSEKVRAKQKIVFTNGVFDLVHKGHLTYLSQARDLGDVLWIGINSDSSVKRLKGPERPVNPEEDRALLLSCLSFVDYISVFPEDTPLELISQVAPHIHVKGGDYDLEALPETPLVRKLGGEVQILPFVPGFSSTDLIRRIRQKP from the coding sequence GTGAAGTCTTCTTTCTCTTCTTGTATAGAGAAAATTATTCCTTTTCACGAAGTTAAGAATGTTTCGGAGAAGGTCCGCGCCAAACAAAAGATCGTTTTCACGAATGGTGTATTTGATCTAGTTCATAAAGGACATCTTACTTATCTTTCCCAGGCAAGAGATTTGGGAGATGTTCTTTGGATCGGGATCAATTCTGATTCTTCTGTCAAAAGACTAAAAGGACCAGAACGTCCTGTAAATCCGGAAGAAGATCGAGCACTTCTTCTTTCCTGCCTTTCCTTCGTAGATTATATTAGCGTTTTTCCGGAAGACACTCCTTTGGAACTCATTTCCCAGGTAGCACCTCATATTCACGTAAAAGGGGGAGATTATGATCTGGAAGCTCTTCCTGAGACTCCACTTGTTCGCAAATTAGGCGGAGAAGTACAAATTCTACCCTTTGTTCCTGGATTTTCCAGCACTGATCTCATCCGACGTATTCGGCAAAAACCCTAG